In one window of Megalopta genalis isolate 19385.01 chromosome 8, iyMegGena1_principal, whole genome shotgun sequence DNA:
- the Cul4 gene encoding cullin 4 produces MSRLGGTQVLASTAQVKRTATDHAALVNVGAAKRSKLSAVPVTGIDGIENMTDTAAAATDTQKRANFSALTVGNPNGVISPSLASAKTGTARKLVIKNFKNKPKLPENYQEQTWEKLQEAVIAIQTSKSIRYSLEELYQAVENMCNHKMASTLYTKLTGLTEAHVQANIEQFLAESMDRHIFLKKMNECWQSHCRQMIMIRSIFLYLDRTYVLQNPSILSIWDMGLHLFRVYIVLNNLVQTRTVEGLLMLIEKERQGDTVDRTLLKSLLRMLSDLQIYQDAFATKFLIATERLYAAEGQRLMNEHDVPEYLAHVDKRLQEENERLLHYLDASTKWSLIHTVEKQLLSEHITSILQKGLSGLLDENRISDLSLLYNLYSRVKNGLVELCLSFNSYIKKKGKTIVIDPEKDKTMVQELLDFKDKMDNIVNTCFHKNEKFSNSLKEAFEAFINQRANKPAELIAKFVDCKLRAGNKEATEEELERLLDKIMVLFRFIHGKDVFEAFYKKDLAKRLLVGKSASVDAEKSMLSKLKQECGGGFTSKLEGMFKDMELSKDINIAFKQYAGNLQNELSANNLDLTVSILTMGYWPTYPVMEVTLPPEMVQYQDVFNKFYLGKHSGRKLQWQPTLGHCVLKAWFNQGNKEFQVSLFQALVLIMFNDSDNLSLEDIKAATNIEDGELRRTLQSLACGKARVLKKNPRGRDIADNDRFVFNADFTNKLFRIKINQIQMKETNEEQKATEERVYQDRQYQIDAAIVRIMKMRKTLTHNLLISELYNQLKFPVKPADLKKRIESLIDRDYMERDKDNANEYNYVA; encoded by the exons ATGTCTAGGCTTGGAGGGACTCAGGTTCTGGCCTCTACAGCACAGGTGAAGAGGACAGCCACCGATCACGCAGCGCTGGTGAACGTCGGTGCTGCGAAACGCAGCAAGCTGTCCGCCGTTCCGGTCACGGGGATCGACGGGATTGAAAACATGACGGACACAGCCGCGGCCGCGACAGATACGCAGAAGAGGGCTAATTTCTCGGCATTGACCGTCGGGAACCCAAACGGCGTCATTTCACCAAGTTTGGCAAGTGCGAAGACGGGCACTGCCAGAAAGCTTGTCATCAAAAACTTCAAAA ATAAGCCAAAATTACCAGAAAATTATCAAGAACAAACATGGGAGAAGTTGCAAGAAGCTGTAATTGCCATACAAACCAGCAAAAGTATTCGTTATTCATTAGAAGAACTTTACCAGGCTGTTGAAAACATGTGTAACCACAAAATGGCATCTACATTATATACAAAACTGACAGGGCTAACAGAAGCTCATGTTCAGGCTAACATAGAACAATTCTTGGCAGAATCCATGGACAggcatatatttttgaaaaaaatgaatGAGTGTTGGCAGTCACATTGTAGGCAAATGATTATGATTAGGAGTATTTTTCTATACCTGGATAGAACATATGTATTACAAAATCCAAGTATTTTATCCATTTG ggATATGGGATTACATTTATTTAGAGTATATATCGTTCTGAACAATTTGGTTCAGACACGTACAGTAGAAGGATTACTTATGCTTATAGAGAAAGAACGGCAAGGTGATACAGTAGACAGAACACTTCTTAAGTCACTATTACGAATGTTATCAGATCTACAAATTTACCAAGATGCCTTTGCCACGAA atTCCTGATAGCTACAGAAAGACTATATGCTGCAGAAGGACAAAGACTAATGAATGAACATGATGTTCCAGAGTACTTAGCACATGTAGACAAACGACTTCAAGAAGAGAATGAACGTTTGTTACATTATCTTGATGCATCTACAAA GTGGTCGCTAATCCATACAGTAGAAAAACAATTGTTATCTGAGCATATTACCAGCATATTACAAAAAGGATTAAGTGGTTTGTTGGATGAAAATAGAATTAGTGATTTATCtttactttataatttatatagtcgAGTTAAGAATGGCCTTGTAGAACTATGTTTGAGTTTCAATTCCTATATAAAG AAAAAGGGTAAAACCATAGTTATAGATCCAGAAAAAGACAAGACTATGGTTCAAGAACTTTTGGATTTTAAAGATAAAATGGATAACATAGTTAATACATGttttcataaaaatgagaaattttcaaatagtttaaaagaagcttttgaagcttttatTAATCAGCGCGCAAATAAACCAGCTGAATTAATAG CAAAGTTTGTTGATTGCAAATTGCGCGCGGGTAATAAAGAAGCAACTGAGGAAGAATTAGAAAGATTATTAGATAAAATTATGGTACTGTTTAGATTTATACACGGAAAAGATGTATTCGAAGCATTTTATAAGAAAGATTTGGCAAAACGTTTGTTAGTGGGTAAATCAGCTTCTGTTGATGCTGAGAAGTCTATGTTGTCGAAATTAAAACAAGAATGTGGAGGTGGTTTTACTAGTAAATTGGAAGGAATGTTCAAAGATATGGAACTCAGTAAAGATATTAACATTGCTTTTAAGCAG TATGCAGGAAATTTACAAAATGAGTTGTCAGCGAATAACTTGGATTTAACTGTGTCAATACTTACAATGGGTTATTGGCCAACATACCCTGTGATGGAAGTAACATTACCACCAGAAATGGTTCAATATCAAGATGTATTTAACAAATTTTACTTGGGAAAGCACAGTGGCAGAAAATTACAATGGCAACCTACTCTAGGTCATTGTGTTCTAAAAGCGTGGTTTAATCAG GGTAACAAAGAGTTTCAAGTATCATTGTTTCAAGCGTTGGTATTAATTATGTTTAATGATTCTGATAACTTATCCCTGGAAGATATAAAGGCAGCAACAAATATAGAAGATGGTGAACTTAGAAGAACTTTGCAATCTTTAGCTTGCGGAAAAGCTAGAGTATTAAAAAAGAATCCAAGAGGAAGAGATATTGCAGATAATGATAGATTTGTCTTCAATGCAGATTTCacgaacaaattattcagaattaaaattaatcaaatccaaatgaaagaAACG AACGAAGAACAGAAAGCTACAGAAGAACGAGTTTACCAAGATAGACAATATCAAATAGATGCAGCTATTGTTAGAATTATGAAAATGAGGAAAACGCTTACACACAATTTATTAATTAGTGAACTGTATAATCAATTAAAGTTCCCTGTGAAG CCGGCTGACTTGAAAAAACGAATTGAATCTCTTATAGATAGGGATTATATGGAGCGAGACAAAGATAATGCAAATGAGTACAATTATGTTGCGTAA
- the Ak2 gene encoding adenylate kinase 2: MAPRTETVVKEASELPQEVPHRGIKAVLLGPPGSGKGTQAPLFKQRYCVCHLSTGDMLRAETQSGSALGREIQKVIDEGKLVSDDLVVNLIDHNLDKPECKQGFLLDGFPRSIPQAEKLDDMLKKRKTKLDAVIEFGIADNLLIKRITGRLIHTASGRSYHEEFAPPKVPMKDDITGEPLIRRSDDNVDALKKRLAVYHTQTQPLIDYYALQGIHYYVNASQSSKNVFKDIDRIFLRKIKQDEEKKSFFSRFF, encoded by the exons ATGGCACCGCGAACAGAAACAGTAGTAAAAGAAGCTTCAGAACTGCCGCAAGAAGTACCTCATAGAGGAATTAAGGCGGTTTTATTGGGGCCACCTGGTAGTGGAAAGGGGACGCAA gCTCCGCTATTCAAGCAACGATATTGTGTATGTCACCTTTCCACAGGTGATATGCTTAGAGCAGAGACACAATCTGGGTCAGCTCTTGGTAGGGAAATCCAAAAGGTAATAGATGAAGGTAAATTGGTTAGTGATGACCTTGTAGTTAACTTGATCGATCATAATTTGGACAAACCAGAATGCAAACAGGGTTTCCTATTGGATGGCTTTCCCAGAAGCATTCCTCAAGCAGAAAAA cTTGATGATATGCTAAAGAAGAGAAAAACTAAGCTGGATGCTGTAATAGAGTTCGGAATTGCTGATAACTTATTGATAAAGAGAATCACAGGTCGTCTGATACATACTGCAAGCGGTAGATCATATCATGAAGAATTTGCTCCTCCCAAAGTTCCTATGAAAGATGAC ATCACTGGGGAGCCATTAATTAGAAGATCTGATGACAATGTAGATGCATTGAAGAAACGGTTAGCGGTATATCATACACAAACCCAACCATTAATTGATTATTATGCTTTGCAAGGAATTCATTACTATGTTAATGCATCTCAGTCTAGTAAAAATGTTTTTAAAGATATCGATCGCATCTTTTTACGAAAAATTAAACAAGATGAAGAAAAGAAAAGCTTTTTTAGTCGATTCTTTTGA